The genome window ATGAAGAGCAGGCGAACGCCAGCGGCTGCAGCATCGACAAGAGCGTGGGCTTCATCAAGCAGCTCGAGCACGACCTCAACCTCATGCTCACCGATCGCATGGTGGTGGTGTTCGAGGGCAGCGATGGCAAGGTGCACAGCTGCCGCTTGCAGGAATTGCCCGAATTGATCAAGGAAGGTGCGATCACCGCCGATACCGTTGTCTTCGACGATCTCGTAGGCACTGTGTCCGACCTGAACGAGCGCTTCCGCGTGCCCTTGCGCAGCAGCTGGATGCAGCGCTTCCTGTAAGATCCTACCAAGGGTCATTTGATAAGTAGGGCGGCGATCGCCCATGGCAGCGCACGCCGCTCCGCCATCTTCGTCGGGCACGCATGCGCAGTGAGGCCGATCGCTGGTTAGGGGCGCTCTTCCATGGATGGGTGGAGCTGCTCACGCTGTTCACTGTGCTGCTCACCGCGCTGGCGCTCATGGGTTGGGCCTGTAACCGGGGCTTCCGTCCGGCTGACCGCGGTCCATTGGTGAGCGTGCCCTTGCTGATGGCGGGCACGGCCATGGTCGTGCTCCTTCGCGCATTCCGTGAAGAGCTGATTCCCGCGATCATCATCGCCGTAGGGCTCGTTCTGGCGGGTCTGTTGGGCCGCAGCATGCATCCGCGCGGCCTCTGGATCCCTGCGATGGCCTTCGCCTCACTGCTTGGCATGGGACGCAATCTCAGCGCACTGGCCCTCGGGCTGGTGATCCTGCTCGCGCTGCTCTTCAGCGCGCGCCAGCAGCGATGAAGAAGCCCAGCTCACCGGCTGCGATCCTCCGCATCGGCTTCACGGTGCTGATCCTGCTTTCAGTCCTGGGCTTCGCGGTCTCGCTAGGCCCATCGCGCGCCGCGCGCATTGCTGGTGCTGCTGTCGCGAACGTGCTGGTCGATGGCTTCGCGGAACAGCCCGGAGAGCACCGCATCCCCATCATCGACCTGCGCGTCGATCCTGCCGCGCTCGACAGCCTGAATGCCGACCTGCCCTGGAGCGGTGGCACCAATGTGAGGGCCCGGCTGCTCGACAACGGCGTGGAACACAAGGTGCGCTTCCGCTATCGAGGGATGTACACGCCATCGCATTTCCTCGGGGGCAAGAAGTCCTTCCGCCTCAGCATGAAGCGCAGCAACCCATGGGCGCCTTACCGCCGCGTCAACGTGATCAATCCCAAGGCGCACAATCTGGTGAACAACCACATGGCCGCGTGGGTGGCGGGCAGCATGGGCGTGCCGGTGCCGATGGATGAGATGGTCTTCGCGCGCATCAATGGCCGGGACGTCGGCGTGATGGAGCTCTACGAGCAGGTGGACGGCGACTTCGAGCGGAACCGTCACCTGTGGCCGAAGCAGGTGCCCGTGTACAAAGGCGATTTCCCGCCGATCAAAGGGCGGGCCCTCTCCAAGGGCCGCACGCTCTGGGCCGATGCCGCGCACTGGGAGTACAGCAGCAAGGCCGATAGCACGATCGCGCATGCCAAGCTCCTTCGGCTCATTGCCGCGCTTCAGAAGGACACCCTGCCCATGGCCGCTCACCGGGACAGCATCGCCGCGCTGCTCGATGTGGATGCCTGGCTCCGCTATGAGGCCGCGTTGCTGGTGATCAACACCACCCACATCGATCAGTACCACAACCAATGGCTCGTGCTGAACCCGCGCACAGGCCGCTTCTACCCGGTGCTCTGGGATGCGCTCATGCTCTTCGCGCCGCCCGGCGCGCCGCTCTACTACGTGAACGACGCCATGAGCTGGTGGACCCTGCGCATGCCGGAATGGCGCCTGCAGCGCGACCGTTACGCGCACGAGGCCATGCAGCGCTTGCATCGTGGAGGCGAGTTCAACCGTCAGCTCGATGCCGTGGTCGAGCGCATCGGTCCTTCGGTGCTTGCCGATCGCAACAAGTTCGGGAACGTCACCTTGGAGCCGGAGGATGTGCACCGCGTCTCGCTGCTGCATGTCATCGGATCAGTGGCCGGCTTGCGCGATGGAGCCGCTGCGCATTGGGAACGGACGCTGGATCGGCTGGAGCGTGCCGAGGCGGTTGTCGATCGCGGCGCGGCGCTGCGCATCCGCTCGGAAGCCGAAGCCCCGATCCGCCTGCACTGGACCGAAGGGCCGCAGCAAGTGCTGGTGAACGGAGAGGCCGTGCAGGCAGAACCGTTCGCGAATGGTTCGACCATCGTGCTGCACCGAGAGCTTGTTGCGAAGGAGGGCGGGAAGGATCATCCCCTCGCCGACAAACAAGCACTCGTTGTTGCGCCGCTCGATGCCACCATCGATTTCGGCGGATCCATCCCTGCGTCGCTCATGCTCACCAATGCCATCACCGATGAGCCGGTCCGCTAGGCATCGATTGATCGGTGCGCGGGCCTGGCTCATGGCCGTGGCGATGGTGGCCATGCTGCTCTTCGTCGGGTTCCGCTTCGTGGATACCGACCGGCTTGCGGGCGATTGGCCCTTAGGCATCGAGCATCATGAGGTCGATGGCTACGCAGCCCTGCTCGATTGGCGCTCTGATACGGCTTCCGGCACAGCTGAGCGCTACTTGATTTCCAGCGCGCCCGAGGCGTGCCTTATGGAAGAGCGCGGACCCGGATGGAACACGCACTGGTTCGAGGCGGAAGGCTTTGGCGATTCGGTCGAGGTGCGCCGCTTGCGAACGGAGCCCGGTGGTTTCGTCATCAAGTTCAAGCGTTCAGAGCCGTTCCGTTCGCAGCGGCATATCGTGCTGTCTCCAGCACGTGTGTCAAGCATGCGCGCCAAGTACCTCGAGATCCTTGCGGATGAATTGGGGCTGATCACCCCGGAGGTGAGCTTCGTGCGCATCATCGCCTGCGGCAAGGACCAAGGGCTCTTCCTGAAAGAGGAACGCATCGACGACGACTTCCTGGAGAAGCGCGGGCTTCCGGGCGCTGCCCTTGCGGAGTTCGGCCACGACGCTTCACGACCGGACCACCTCTTCCCCGACTTCGATGATGATTCGCTGGCGATGACCGATCTCACGCCTGTGCTTGCACGGGCATACGGTGAGCTCGCCGCTGGCCGCACGGATCTGCTTCCTTACCTGGTCGATGCGCGCGCCGCTGGTGCGCTCTTGGTCATGGCTTGGATCGAGCATGGGCCATCGGCCTTCGATCATGCGCATGTGATGGCTTACGATTGGTCACGCGGACGTTTGGTGCCCTTGTACCGACGGAGCCGTGCGAACCCGGTTGCAGGGACCGCCGTCCCGTTCCGCATGAGCGATCCACTCACCTTGGCGATAGTGGATGGCACGATCCGCCAGTACGTTCGCGAGCGTTGGTCGAAGCTGAGTGATGAGGCCTGGCGCGTGCGCGAGCGCTTCGCCGCGATCGATCGGGCATGGCTGCCCATTCTGGCTGAAGGCCAAGCGTTGGCCGTAGCGCAGGCGCGCATGAAACAGATTCAGGAGGAATTGCTGGGATCCGCGATGCTCGCCGCCGACCCCATCAAAGGGCTCGAAGCCTCCTTGGCCCGGCACGCGGGCGATGCATCGCTAAGCCATGGATTAGCGCCCACCGGCTATTGGCCCGGCGAGGACGATGCTGCCATCCTCGTGCGGATCGCTCAACGCACCAAGGCATTCGTGCGCGGCGATACGCTCGTGTTCCCGCGTGGCCGCTACCTCATCTCCAGCGACCTTACGGTGCCTTACGGCCATGCATTAGTGATGGAGCCCGGGGCGCGCATCGAGATCGCCGCTGGAGCAAGCGTCATGGTGCAAGGTCCCTTGCAGGTGCGCGGCACCAAGCGCAATCCGGTCTTCATCCGGCCTGCGGAGGACGGAGCCCCCTATGGCAGTTTCGCCGTCATAGGCGATGGCAGCATCGATGTGCGCATTGAAGGCCTGCAGATGAGTGGCGGGAGCGAGGTCAGGCTCAACGGCGTGTACGCCAGCGGCATGCTCGCCATCCACGGCGCCGCGGGGACCATCATGCAGGATTGCGTGATTAGCGGGTCGCACGGCGAGGATCTCATGAACATCAAGGGCGGCGAGGTGCAACTGCGCGATTGCATCTTCGAGAACGGTCACGCTGATCTGCTGGACTTGGACCGCTGCACAGGAGTCGTTGATCGCTCGGTCTTCCGCAACGGCCTCGCGGATGCGAACGGCGATGGCCTCGATGTGAGCGCTTCGCGCATCCTCGTGACCGGCTGCACATTCTCGAATTTGAAGGATAAGGGCATCAGTGTGGGCGAAGCGAGCCAGGTGTTGGCTATGGATTCGCGCTTCGATGGGAATGCCGCGGCGCTTGTCTCCAAGGACCTCAGCGTCGCCTTCGCTTCGGGCAATCGGTTCACCGGCAACGGTGTCGCCTTCGCGGCTTATCGCAAGAAGCCGATCTACGGCGGCGCACGACTGGTGCGCTACACCAACGTGCTTGAAGCGAATGCGCGTGATGAGCAGGCGGACGAGCAGAGCGCCATCATCACCGAGGCGGTCCTCGATGAGAAGGTGCGCCGCATGTTCGGGATGCCTTGATCAGGGAATGAAGATCCCTGCCCGATCCACCGGCCGTTCAGCGCTGCGGTCCACTGCGCCTTGCAGGAGCAGTTCATCGGTCGGCGCCTTGTCAATCGGATAGAGCACCGCATCGGGCTTGTCAAGGAAGATCACGTCGCTGATGGCACCTTCATTCAGGCGCACGCGGATCCGGCTGCAATCAGCGCGGTTCACACCGAAGACCTCATCGGCGCCGTCTTTTTCTTCACGTGTGAAGTAAACCGTGCGGGCATTGCCTTCCACATCGAGGCGGTCGAGCGCATTTTCCACGAAGTAGCCGGTCATGACGGTGCCGGTCACTTGATCGTAGCGGCTGCTGTCGGCGCGCGAGAGCAGGAATCCGTTGCCGCGCACATGCAGCCGGTGGGCCTTGCCATCCTTGAGGGCGATGCGGATCGTATCTCCGGTGATCTGGTCGGCGCCGTTCCAGAGCACGGGCCGGTGATGCATGCGGATCAGGCTGTCGGCATCGCTGAAGAGCAGGGTATCGCAAGCGCCTTGCAGGTCGCGCTTGAAGAAGCGCACGCTCCGGCGCGCGGTGATGCGTCGGCCCGGGCCATCAGGCGCGGTGAAGAGCGTGTCGCCATGCACGAATAGCGTATCGTCGTCCATGCGCAGCTGCAGCTCGGCTTGTCCGGTGATCATGCTGCGCTCGTCGCGCTCGCTGTAACGGCCTTCGCTTCCCAAGGCGCGCAGGTCGCCGCTGCTGTCGGTGATGGCCACATGGCCCCAAGCCCAGCCGATCCCGCCAGCGCGCTCGTAGTGCAGGCTGTCGCCCTCGATCATCCGGCCCTTGCTGCGCACTTGGGTCCGGCGGTTGAAGCGGGCGCGTTCGTTGCGTGTATCGTATGTGCCGCCGAGGGTGCTGATCTCGGTCTCGCCTTGCGTGATCGCGGTGGGCCCGAAGAAGGCCGCGATGCCGGTGGTCGTGGCGTAGTGCATGGTATCGCCGGTGATGCGGCGATCGGGGTGCTCCAGCAGCACGTTGCTGCCGAAGATGAATCGGCGTTGATCAGCGAGATAGGTGCCGGTGCCGCTGGTGAGCACGCTGCCGTCATCCTGGTTCACGATACGCCCGCCCTGGCTGTAAACGGCACGCTTGCCGCGCAGGTCGTAATCGAGCGCGGGAGCTGTGAGCTCCATGCTGCGGTCACGCAGGCGCACATTGCCCTCGAGGCGCGCTGCGCGCTGCTGGCCGTTGTAGCGCAGCAGGTC of Flavobacteriales bacterium contains these proteins:
- a CDS encoding ABC transporter ATPase is translated as MTTEAHAPIRTVDSMPVHARVWAYKTARDLSQAEQKLIRERGAAFTDSWAAHGAPLDACVDVLYNRFVVIAVDEEQANASGCSIDKSVGFIKQLEHDLNLMLTDRMVVVFEGSDGKVHSCRLQELPELIKEGAITADTVVFDDLVGTVSDLNERFRVPLRSSWMQRFL
- a CDS encoding CotH kinase family protein, with translation MKKPSSPAAILRIGFTVLILLSVLGFAVSLGPSRAARIAGAAVANVLVDGFAEQPGEHRIPIIDLRVDPAALDSLNADLPWSGGTNVRARLLDNGVEHKVRFRYRGMYTPSHFLGGKKSFRLSMKRSNPWAPYRRVNVINPKAHNLVNNHMAAWVAGSMGVPVPMDEMVFARINGRDVGVMELYEQVDGDFERNRHLWPKQVPVYKGDFPPIKGRALSKGRTLWADAAHWEYSSKADSTIAHAKLLRLIAALQKDTLPMAAHRDSIAALLDVDAWLRYEAALLVINTTHIDQYHNQWLVLNPRTGRFYPVLWDALMLFAPPGAPLYYVNDAMSWWTLRMPEWRLQRDRYAHEAMQRLHRGGEFNRQLDAVVERIGPSVLADRNKFGNVTLEPEDVHRVSLLHVIGSVAGLRDGAAAHWERTLDRLERAEAVVDRGAALRIRSEAEAPIRLHWTEGPQQVLVNGEAVQAEPFANGSTIVLHRELVAKEGGKDHPLADKQALVVAPLDATIDFGGSIPASLMLTNAITDEPVR
- a CDS encoding right-handed parallel beta-helix repeat-containing protein encodes the protein MSRSARHRLIGARAWLMAVAMVAMLLFVGFRFVDTDRLAGDWPLGIEHHEVDGYAALLDWRSDTASGTAERYLISSAPEACLMEERGPGWNTHWFEAEGFGDSVEVRRLRTEPGGFVIKFKRSEPFRSQRHIVLSPARVSSMRAKYLEILADELGLITPEVSFVRIIACGKDQGLFLKEERIDDDFLEKRGLPGAALAEFGHDASRPDHLFPDFDDDSLAMTDLTPVLARAYGELAAGRTDLLPYLVDARAAGALLVMAWIEHGPSAFDHAHVMAYDWSRGRLVPLYRRSRANPVAGTAVPFRMSDPLTLAIVDGTIRQYVRERWSKLSDEAWRVRERFAAIDRAWLPILAEGQALAVAQARMKQIQEELLGSAMLAADPIKGLEASLARHAGDASLSHGLAPTGYWPGEDDAAILVRIAQRTKAFVRGDTLVFPRGRYLISSDLTVPYGHALVMEPGARIEIAAGASVMVQGPLQVRGTKRNPVFIRPAEDGAPYGSFAVIGDGSIDVRIEGLQMSGGSEVRLNGVYASGMLAIHGAAGTIMQDCVISGSHGEDLMNIKGGEVQLRDCIFENGHADLLDLDRCTGVVDRSVFRNGLADANGDGLDVSASRILVTGCTFSNLKDKGISVGEASQVLAMDSRFDGNAAALVSKDLSVAFASGNRFTGNGVAFAAYRKKPIYGGARLVRYTNVLEANARDEQADEQSAIITEAVLDEKVRRMFGMP